ATGCACTAAACATGTGAAGAATAAGAGACATGAtctaacaacaaaaataaaacgggattgaaaactataattgaagaaaaaaacatactttgaactgaaaatcaaaccaaatgcAGTATGTGGACCATGATCATGAGGTTTACTGGAAGAAGAGAGCAACGAATCTAGCATGATTTAATTTGCAAACCTAAaaactctttctttctttcacctGCAACCAAATTAAACCAAACCAAAGAGAATTGAAATCGAACCAGAATATCAAggacatcaacaacaacaacaacaacaacaataaaaaatcacgAATTAAAACAACACTTGCTCTTTTTAATAGCtgagcatatatttttatactggGATTCCTATGAGCTAAGATGGTAGAGAGAAGGGCAAGATGCGTCATGCTCTTGCTACAAGTAACTATTGCTAAGTAGatgattttgagagaaagaaagagagtggAGGCGTTGCTGGTATTAGTCTGCTTCTGTTATGGTTGAGTCAAGATTTGAGAATCAGGGAATGTGAGATTTGGGGAAAATGGATTTTTTGTTAGATGGgatggagaggagaggagaggattGAGAAGAGTTAGTCAATGGGTTTTGTTAATTCTGTCAAACTCGGTAAACTTAGCCCGAGTTTACCAAGTTCACCGAGTTTAATCGATTTTAATCGAGTTTGATCGAGTTTTCTAATTTTCGAGTTTTCTACTAGATTTCACACGATATATCTGTGTTGATtcgtaaaatcatatgattttatgaGTCAACTCGCGAGTTTGACAACtatgatatgtttttaatgctttaaggaataaaaaactatacaccaattttttaaaaaatatatactttttgcatggaaaaaagttattttcctTAAATATATTGTCTATGCAAAATGTATAGAGATTAGTGAGGAAAAGGTAAAGGCTATCTAAGAATAGCCCAAACCTAAGTCAATTAATAAGGTAAAAAGCTTTCATGATTTGGCTAGTTTTTATAAGATGTCTTAGTTGTATCCTAAAGGAGATAGTCTATTCCAAGTTCTTAAACAAATCAATGTCAATGCATATAAGGTGAATCTTCCAGGTAAGTATAGCGTTAATGctacttttaatatttatgatctttctttgtttgatgTGGGTTATGATTCAAGGTCAAATCATTTTAAGGAGAGGGGGGATGATTATAATCAACAAGCATCACTGAAGGATTCATTAAAAGGTGCCAATTAGACCAATTACAAGGTCAATggccaagaaaattaaaaagacatccAATAAGCTAATTTAAGATATTTGAGTCATGTCAAGTATAAAGATTACAACAAAGATGATCAagctttaattaatataattcatgCAAAGGAAAGATCTGGTTATTGGGCTTAAGGCAGCAGGATTGGGCTTATTTTCCTAATATCAGTTTTGTATTAATGAGCATAACTTTTAATTCAACCATTGGATCAACTTGAAATTATTCTCAAAGTTTTTAAAGGCTTTTTTCCCTACAAGTTTAAAATTGCATAACAATCATACATAAAAAAGGTTttatgataaaatctaaaaactacTATTTGAGAATTGCAAAATTTTCCTAGTTGAtttaggattctttttctattttatttagagttttttgttaatttttcatccttttttagGATATTTTATCTAGTGTAAATAGGtttatttagtttgtatttaggttttgaagatatattgattattcaaaaataaaacttgtgtAAGAGAGCTTGCTCTTACTCTAGGCTCTTTATGGAACTTTAAGAAGTTATCAAAGATTACTTATTTATGGTGTTTATCCTTACACCTTCATTTATTGGTTCGTTATAATTAATGGATCAAGGTTTTCATCCAAGAACTACAATTATTTGGTTTAGATAATCACTAGGTCGAGTTCTTTTCAACTTGATTTTAGCtttcttgggttgtgtacaatcTTGATTGTGAGTTCTAGGATTTTTACCCTCCGAGTTTGCATCTTTTAAGTCTCTAGAATAATCCTAAAATTAGTATAAAtatgtattattaaataattgtaATCTAAATCTAAAGTCATGGACCTTCCGCTTATATGAGAGTAACATAATATAAATGAGATAAGTTCCACTATGCTTCTTTTAtactttctcttctctctctttttttttatccttaaaaatatgttttctcaTCATTTCAATTGCAACTACAAACATTTCAAGATACTTATCGATGAATATGAGGTAGTTGTAATTATAGACATTTAAAAGTTGTTCGGTGTAGATTACAttttagataagataattttttactatatttgcAAACAAAAGAAATGCCATGCATCCATTTAGATGGTTATTGCTCATTATTTCAATGAGAATGTAAAATGAATATCAATTGATATGTTGACCAAGATGGTAGGTTTCTATACCTCTATATTCTTAGTGTTATCCTAATTATTAATGGGAAAATAAGGGTTATTATTTTGGTTACTCGAACCCATGAaggaaataataattgaaagaaaaaaaatgctataaGACAAATGAATAAGTCATGTTCTAGATATAAGTTTGTATTAATCACAAATACCAAATTAAgctaataactaaaaaaagtaacgtgaaaacaataaaaattaagagaaaaaaagcttGATCACTCAAACTAAGCTTAGTCCAGAACTAAATGTAATTAGGAACATCTGGATTCCAACTTAGACATTCAAATTCCTCTCCGATTCATTTGCATCAAGAACTTCAACATTTGAATTTGATGACACTtctttataattgaaattgGATTGTTTtcaaatgagatttgaaaaagaGTAAAATGGAATTAAATGAGAGTCTTGAGGAGTTCAAATAAGTTTTGAGAGTGAAAgagtgataattaaaaagtgagacgaaaaaatcttaaattttttttgtatataaatagtTTGGGTTCAAGTAAAATATGAAAGGACAAAGTTATGTTATAAATAGGTAATGaatgcaattttaaaaattttaaaaaaattcattaatcatgaaagtaaatttttcaaaatttaaagatataaCTAAATTTCAGATCGGTTcgaattgaattaaataaaacagtATTCATaacttatttgaaattcaacTTTATCCCTTAAGGTTTTACTCGAACCCAAATTATCCATAGAAATCTTTATCCATTGAGTTAAAAATCAATCACGTTTAAgtgaaattgatatttttaaagataataataataatagacttatattgattaaaattatcAGATGATAtcttgaataaattattttttataaaaatatattttaagaagtgAACTAACACTTAAAAAACTCACACACTCACACAAAAACtacaatgaaaatattttccacAAAACAAATTCCCTGCAAGTattatttaagattaaaaaaactacaaaggcaggttaaaaacaaattgtgcATGACATCATTCATCATGGATCATGCTCGATATTGTATATAGTTCTAAACCCAATACCAAAATCAAGACCTAAAAAACCCAACTCTCCGCAgcccataaaaaaacaaccccATATATTACAATCCGAAACCCTAAAGCCTCTCTCTTGACTTTCACTTCCCTCACAGCAGCCGCTTAGCCAGAGAAAGCAGAGGCACAGCTACAATGGTGTCCGGGTCAGGGATGTGTGTAAAAAGAGTTGTTGTTGATGCAAGGCATCATATGCTAGGCAGGCTTGCATCAATAATAGCTAAAGAACTGCTAAATGGACAAAGAGTTGTTGTTGTTAGGTGTGAAGAGATTTGCATCTCTGGTGGGCTAGTGAGGCAGAAAATGAAGTACTTGAGGTTCTTGAGGAAACGCATGAACACTAAACCTTCTCATGGTCCTATTCACTTCAGGGCTCCTTCGAAGATTCTCTGGCGAACCATTAGAGGGTgagtttttatttcatgaagTTTGAGTCTTTATGATTTTGGTTTTCGTTTTGTTGTTCAGAaagttggtttttttggtttggttagtAACAGAAGTTGATATTTGGATAGTTAAGAGGATAACCCATGTTTTGATTTGTGAAATGGTAGCATCTTTAAAGATGTATTATTGAGTTTAAAGATCGCTGATCCTTATTAGCTAGTTTTGGAAATTTCTAAGCTTTAACAGTTGAGTGTCCTGAAGGCATTAAGATTTGTTGTATAtcagtttttattgttgtagTTACACTTGTGCTGCtgaaggtttttctttttttaattgaaaaccaACAGATGATTCAGTTGTGTGTAGATGTAGGGAATAATAGTTTGCAGGTGCAGTTGATGAATAAGAACTGTAAGACAAAGTttagttatgttttttaatatttgaaatgatGTGTTTGTGTTGTTGAGGCTGTATGTATAGGGGAAATGCATCATGTGCAAGGATTATATGGTTGTTGATagttctttttgtgttttgattgtATGCCTTTTTTAATTCCTGCAATGGTTTTGGTAGTCCAAGATACAACTTTACGGTCTCCATgcagtttttgttttgtctatgatctaaaatttatttggtttgaaGGATGATTCCTCACAAGACCAAGCGAGGAGAGGCTGCTCTTGCACGTTTGAAGGTTTTTGAGGGTGTTCCTCCTCCATATGACAAGACAAAGAGGATGGTTATCCCTGATGCTCTCAAGTGAGTCTTTTTAGAAGGAATTTATGCaagaaatatgttttgtttggttAATGCAGTTGAATGCTTattctttatatgtttttgatgaatCAGGGTTTTGAGGCTTCAGCCTGGACACAAGTATTGCTTGTTAGGTCAGCTTTCATCCGAGGTTGGATGGAACCACTATGATACCATCAAGGTATGAATTGTCTACCTGGTTTCTTCCTTTTTCACTTTTGCTGCTTGCTTGTGATGTTATTATTTATGGCTTAGTTACCTGGATGTCacctatttaaaaaattcattaaattgtatttaattaagaattagaaTCTCTTCCCCTGTTTTTCTGCTTTGTTCTTAAATTATGGGGTGCCTTATTGATGACCACTATTGGCATATACTGGACAATTATTTCAATTTGCCACTATTGGTGTTTCTATTTGCATCAGTAGATGTTGTCTTTCATTTAGTTTTAGCTTCAAGGGTGACAGTTTTTGTATAATATGACATGATTTTACTGGCAATCATTTGCaattgtcaataaaaaaaaactgttcattGAGCATTTTCTGAGACGTCTTTTTTACTAATATGTTCTTTCCTGCAGGAGCTGGAGAATAAGAGAAAGGAAAGAGCTCAATTGGTCTATGAGAGAAAGAAGCAGTTGGCTAAACTGAGGCTCAAGGCTGAGAAGACCGCAGAGGAGAAGCTAGGTCCCCAGCAAGAAATTATTGCTCCGCTCAAATATTGATTGAAATTTGAAGAGAAGGTTGCTATTGAACGAGGAACTCTGATCCGAGAATTACTATTTTTGCATCTAAATCTGTTTCCTGTTTTGACAACTTCTGTTTGAGTGAATTAACTTTATGCTATTTATATTAACAGTTTTCTTGCAAACATTATTCCGCTTTCCAGTTTAGATATATAATAGTTTGAACCGTTCCTTTATCCCCATTGCTGTTCTGCATATCTGAAAATTGTATGGACCGTTTGTCTCTTGGATGTTGAATGTGTTTCATCGGGAAATCAAGAAGTCAGTAATCAAGAGCAGGAATTGATAACAAAAAAGGTTAGAAGTTCCAGCATTCACTTGAACAGCATGCTCTGGAAAATATTTCCAGCGGAACATGGAAGAAGGATTACAATGTAAACTCAAGTCGAGTTTTGTTCCCATTAGCCGTCCTTGTCTCAAACTCAAATTGAAAGGCCATGATTAACCCCATCGACGTGGGCTGGTCTTGATCATGAGAAATTCTATCCATGCATAGAAATACTCTTTCATTCTTTAATGATTGATGTTTGATGAATTTACCTGTCCCCACTTGTTACTTGCCCCTTCTGTTTGTGTTTGTATATCATCAATAGAGATTGCCTCGCGATACCAGATCTTAATCATGTTTATAATGCCAATTAGGCAAATCCATGCTCATTATATCTGTGGGAATGGAATTCGGGCCCATGATCTGGCTAACGAATAATTCTTAAAACAAAAGATTGAACATCATTTACATGTGAAAATCAAATCTTCAGTCTTCACAAGAGGGAAATCTATGTTGCTAGCTGACCGCATTCAATTTGAGGAGGGGTTTTGGGTGGGCATGGAAATACCATCCCCTCTCATGTAGGCCGGTAGGGTTTTTCTCTGTTTCTATACCTTTCCTTTTTGCTTTACTTCTTAAACATGTGATGGAGCATGTTTCTAAAACAAGTTCCACGATTTTAAGTTCTTTATTGCCTCATCATTCTGCATTAGCTGTGCTCATCTTTTGCACCTTTATTGATCTAAATTTCTCTGTGGACAACTGAAAATGGACAACCAAAATAATTTAGTCACGACACTCCAAACGGTCAAGCTTTTCTTCATGGCAAAATGGAGTTTCCAGTTCTAGGATGTTCTAGTCATTTTCTTCTGGAATGCCAAGGAGAAGAAAGGTCAGGGGGAGCTGAGGAGGGGTATCaatgaaaatgaataaataaggaaataaaaaaaagtttgccATATGAATAACTTTAAGGATCAATTAACTGATTCTAATTCCATAAAAAACTCTTGGCTTTCCCTTTTCCCCTccaaaatctttaaaactttgATACCTTCTTATTTAAGAATTGCTAAGTATGCATGTTACAACTTACAATTTCATTTCCaatacacctttttttttttctttgtttagtcATTTTCTTAACTCAAGTTTTCTCATCCCTTTTCTCTATCAAGATGTTGCTTCCATGGtgttcatgtttatattttgcTCTCTTGCTGTGCAGTTTTCAATTAGGATCTGCCAATGAAAACTTCCTAAAATATGGTAAGGGGTCTAATCCTCACAGAAAGACACTGCCTTACAGAACACTCCTTATTGATAAGTCAGGCCATGGGAATTTTTCAAGTATACAATCTGCCATTGATTCAATTCCATCAGACAATAAGAACTGGGTTTGTATCCATGTAAGGGCTGGAACATATAGGTAATGTCTTTTTCTCTGCTTTTTCAATGTTATCTGCTGACAACCAGGTGCTTTTCTTATGCATGCATGAacactgatttttcttttagtgTCCTGACTATTTTGTGTATTGTGTAGGGAGAAGGTTAAGATCCCTTACAACAAACCATATATCATTCTCAAAGGAGAGGGGAAAAGAAGGACAAAGATTGTCTGGGATGATCATTTTTCAACAGCACAGAGCCccacttttgtttctttagCAGATAATATTGTAGTCAGAAGCATGACCTTTGTAGTAAGTGATCATTGATCTTAACATACTCACTATTGATTGTTACATGTAAAATAGAAAACTTTCTTTTGTTCCCTAAGGAACTTTTGTGTAAAGCATTGGGAAAATCTTGCTTTCGTTCTCctaaagttttcaaaaaaattgtgttGATTTGTtccatttattgattttttttgttttggcagAACTCCTATAATTTTCCACATGATAACAACCCAAGATTGCCAGCAGTAGCTGCTATGATAACCGGGGACAAGACCGCATTTTACCAATGTGGGTTTGCAGGGGTGCAAGACACGCTGTGGGATGAGGCAGGCAGACATTACTTCAAGCGTTGCACCATTCAGGGTGCTGTTGATTTTATCTTTGGAAGTGGCCAATCTATTTATGAGgtataattttctttaacaaTATATAGAGGATTCCTttcaattatattgttttttcttataattactgtatcctttctttattttgtaGGGTTGCTCCATACAAGTACTTGAAGGAGGGTTCATCACAGCACAAGGAAGAACGAATCCAAGTGATGCAAATGGGTTTGTGTTCAAGGGGTGCAATGTGTTTGGCAAATCTTCAGTTTACCTGGGAAGGCCATGGAGAGGTTATTCTAGGGTTTTATTTTacaagtcaaatttttcaaatattgtaGATCCCGAAGGATGGAATGCTTGGAACTTTGTTGGCCATGAGTAAGCTCTCTAAGCTCACAAAATATACTTGGCCAGTTTGATTACTGAAACTGaaaaatgtgtttgattaatGCTTTTATGTTCACGTAATTTGCAGGAACCAAATAACATTTGCAGAGTATGGCAACTTTGGGCCAGGAGCTGAGATTTCAAAGAGGGTTAACTGGGCAAATAAGCTGAGCCCTCAATCCTTGGAAGAACTAACCAGCATGTCTTTCATTAATGCTGAAAACTGGATCGAAAAACAACCTATTTAGATCTGCAAGCAGATATCTTGTGTCATACAAGTTCCTCGAAGTCGTTTTTTAGAGAACTTTTCAGGCAAACTATATgcttattttcctttttccatGAATGAATGCAAGCTCGTTTTATCAGATGTTGAAGCAGTGGAGTGAACAAAGTCATAAAAACCCTTGGATCCATCATGTACACCATTTGTGGAAAAGGTCCCTAGAATGAAGAGTCCTTGATGTTGTGGATCCTACTTCCTTCGCTGATATAGACTAGTACAAAACCTGTGCAGCAGATGATGCATTGGGTTCAACAGGCCTGCAGAAACATGCAACCTCGAGAAAAAGTGCACCAGAAGCTTGAAGTTGAAATGCCAAGATTTTACTTATTTCATTACAAACAAATGGATGGTTAATCTACATATGAGTAAGTCAATAGTGCTGTATGTTCTTGCAGGCGCATTCAGCATTATGAAGTCCAGTATGCCTCCTCGCTCAAGTTCCTGATCCACCACCGTTTTCATTATCAAACAGAACAATCAATTCTGGGTAACTCATTTGCCATGCTGAACTCGAAGCATCAATGTAACTGGGAAATGGGATAAACCATTGAATCTCTGTTATGATTGCTAGATCAGACTCATAATTTCATAGGGACAGCTATAATCCATACGAACAGAGAAAAATCCCAAAAGGGTCTATGTCATACAATTCAGTTTGCTGTAACCAGAAGCTAAGGAATAGAGCTAGTTAAGTAAATTTATAGAATCTAAAACAATGTTTGGAAACCAAATGCACTAACTTATCTCAAACTACTTGGCTTGTGTCAATTTTATGTAGGTGCATCAAAAAGTATATATTCCCAGCAATACCAAAATAAATCCGAAATTCATTTGAAATGACAGTTTTATTCACCATACTTTTAAGTTTAAATCTTTATTTCATGGAGTATAAGGAACCAAACCCAGTTCAAAATACTCAAACttcattaaaaaagttgttatCGCCCTGTAAAAAGATTTGAactttttcattaattcaatatcagaattaaaaaaaaaaaaaaagatttcaattaCAGCTTATCAGCAATGTCTGATAATGTTAATGTGTTGTAAATTAGTTTACTAGAGgtaacttaaaattatatagggctgaatttattgagagagagagagagagggcagtAGCAGCAACCAAAAAGTGAGGcagaaacagagaagaaaagtaGTAGCAACTCGTGTGTGAACTCTCTCCAATAATGTAACCCCTATCTTGGGTGAGTTTTGTACAAGAAAATTACAGCAATGATATGTTATGTTCGACTATGTTTTGTGAGTGTTATTAGCTGTAGAAACTAATTATACTATAACCCTACAGATTGGTATTAGGGCAGCGGTTAAAGAGAAGCTTTATCCAAGtttaaagaaggaagaaaatgtCCAAAAAAGATAGCTAAAGTTGGAGTTACGTCAAACCCTCAATATTTAAAGGATACAACTATAAGTTTTGGAGCATAAAGATGAAGACTTTACTCATCTCTCTTGACTTGTGGGAGATGGTGGAGGTAGAATATGAAGAACTTGAAGATATCAACAATATTCTAAGCACAATTCAAAGATTTGAATGCAAAGAGAAATAAAGATGTTATAGCTCTTAGGTTAATTCAAAGAAGAGTTGATGATCCTATTTTTTCAAGGATCATGAGAGCCACAAATACAAAGCAAGTATGAAAGACTTTGTAAAGTGAATATGAAGGTGATGTGAAGGTAAGAGATATTAACTTATAAAGTCTTGGAACAAGTTAGAGAATATGAAAATACAGAAAATTGAAGTTGTTGATGAGTTTTCTAATAGGATTATTAAGGTTATGAATCAAATGAAAAGTTGTGGTAAAGAGATTAATGATAAAAGAGTTGTagataaattattgattaacaTTATGAAGAAGTTTGATCCTATTATGGTgattataaaagaaacaaaagatttGTCTAGTTTAAGTGTTCATGAGTTGCTAGTTCTTTGAAGTTTTATGGGAAGAAATAGTGAAAAGAAGTGAAAAGTCATTAAATAGTGCTTTTCAATCAAATCAACTCTTGGTAAACAAAGCCAACAGAAGGGATCTATAAGTGATGTGAGAATATGTGTTGAATCCTTTAGAGGTGAAGGATATGGTAAAGGAAGAACTAGAGGAA
This DNA window, taken from Populus alba chromosome 17, ASM523922v2, whole genome shotgun sequence, encodes the following:
- the LOC118048664 gene encoding large ribosomal subunit protein uL13z gives rise to the protein MVSGSGMCVKRVVVDARHHMLGRLASIIAKELLNGQRVVVVRCEEICISGGLVRQKMKYLRFLRKRMNTKPSHGPIHFRAPSKILWRTIRGMIPHKTKRGEAALARLKVFEGVPPPYDKTKRMVIPDALKVLRLQPGHKYCLLGQLSSEVGWNHYDTIKELENKRKERAQLVYERKKQLAKLRLKAEKTAEEKLGPQQEIIAPLKY
- the LOC118048665 gene encoding probable pectinesterase 29 → MLQLTISFPIHLFFFLCLVIFLTQVFSSLFSIKMLLPWCSCLYFALLLCSFQLGSANENFLKYGKGSNPHRKTLPYRTLLIDKSGHGNFSSIQSAIDSIPSDNKNWVCIHVRAGTYREKVKIPYNKPYIILKGEGKRRTKIVWDDHFSTAQSPTFVSLADNIVVRSMTFVNSYNFPHDNNPRLPAVAAMITGDKTAFYQCGFAGVQDTLWDEAGRHYFKRCTIQGAVDFIFGSGQSIYEGCSIQVLEGGFITAQGRTNPSDANGFVFKGCNVFGKSSVYLGRPWRGYSRVLFYKSNFSNIVDPEGWNAWNFVGHENQITFAEYGNFGPGAEISKRVNWANKLSPQSLEELTSMSFINAENWIEKQPI